The genomic DNA TGACCGTGCCTCACGACACGGCGACAGAGCCGACCATGGCCTCGATGCAGGAGTTCGACCCGGCAGAACTCGCAGCCGTCATGGCAGCCGTCGATGCATTCAACACCGACCTGAAGAATGCCGGCGCGCTTGTCTTCGCCGGCGGCCTCAACCCGCCGTCGACCGCGAAGACCGTCGACGTCTCATCGGGGGAGACCCGAGTGCTTGACGAGCCGTTCGTCATGGCAGATTCATACGTCGGGGGCTTCTGGGTGATCGAAGCGGCCGACGACGATGCCGCCATCGAGTGGACGATCAAGGCCGCAACCGCTCTGCAGGGCCGCATCGAGGTTCGCGCCCTGCAGGAGCCACCCACGGAGTAGCCCCCGAAACGAGGCGGCGTGCGATGCGCCGGTCCAACGCGTGTCACGTGCGGGGAGGGAATACTGGGGTGATGACGGCCTTCCCGCGAATCGTTGTTCCCCGCATCACGGGGACCAGCCTTCTCCTCCGCCCGTTTGAGGAGACGGACGTCGACGCCCTGTTCGATGCGTCGGCGGACCCTGCGATCACAGCTGTCACCACGGTTCCTGACGTCGTCGATCCTGGTCTCGCCGCGGAATGGATCGCCAGGCAGCATGAACGCGCGAGCACCGGCCTCGGCTACTCGTTCGCGATCCAGTCCGATCAAGAGTGCGTGGGGCAGATCGGTCTCTGGCTACACGACGTGCACCACGGACGAGCGACGATCGGCTACTGGATCCGCCCAAGCCGTCGCCGTCGCGGGCACGCCTTCAGCGCGCTGCAGACCCTTTCAGAGTGGGCGTGGAGCATCCCCGAGCTTCATCGGCTGCAACTCCACGTTGAGCCGGCAAACGAGGCATCGTGTCGGACGGCTGAGCGCGCCGGATTTGAACGCGAAGGGTTACTCCGCTCCTGGCAGGCCATCGGCGATGAACGCCGCGACATGGTCGTGTACGGGCTCATCAGGCCGCAGTAGCGGCCGTCATCGCGACTGGTCGATTGGGTGCCCGAGATGGATTCATTCCACTAGCAGCTGGCTCCTCTCCAATGCATTCACGGACACGCCACGCTCACCCGGTAAGGTGCGCGCGTGACCATCGATCGTTGGCAAGCTCTCGGATTCGGCGCAGGAGTGCATCTCCTTCGCTTCGGGGTGATCGCGGGAGCACTCGCGCTCGCACCACTGCTGGGAATCTCAGGTTGGTACCTCGGGCTCGCCGCAGACGTCGCCTGCGTTCTCCTTGCCGTCGTGCTCGTGACCGCACGCGGCCAGTGGTGCCGGTCTGGTCTGTTTTCGCTGTGGCGGGGGAGAACCGCTGCCCTGTTCCTCATACCTTTCGTTGCCGAGTTGCTGCTGTGGGCGGTGCCGAGTGGTCTCGTCGAGCGTCCGCCCGGGTTCGGGCTCTGGGCACTCACTCTGCTCCTCGTCGGCGTGAACGAAGAACTCATCAGCCGCGTCGTCGTGCTGGAGCGTATGCGGAGCTCTTTCGGTCCCTTCGGCGCCGTCGCGCTCACCGGCGCCCTGTTCGGCCTGCAGCACCTCTCCGCGTTCGCCACCTCCGCACGCACGGTCGAGGATGTGCTCCTCAATGTTCTTGTCTCCGCGTGCTACGGCATCGGATTGGCAGCATTCCAGTACCGCTTCCGCTGGGTGCTTCCGCTGGTACTCCTGCACGCTGCCGTCGACTTCACGACGATCCTCTCCGCGAATCCGCTGCCAGACCCCGCCGTCGCCGTCACTTGTCTCGCGTTCCTAGCGACCGCGGCGGTGATCCTGCGCCCGCTCGTCACCGACCGCGGTTCTTTCCGTCGTCGCCCCGCCGAATCCCGAACCGGGTCTTCCTGACTGCTTCTACGAGGTCGGTGACAACGCCTGTGAAGTCGAGCCCCGCAGCAACCTGTGGAATGCAATCGGATCTTTACTCCGGAAGCTCCGTGGGGGGGGTGCCAGCCACGCGATCACCCACAGCGATCTGCTCCACGTTCCAGGTCAACGCGCCACTATCGGCTGATGAGCCTCATCAAGTGGCCGACCTGAGCTTCAGTTGTGCCAGGCGGGTTGCGGCGGAAAGCGCTGTTGCCGGGGAGGAGCATCGCCAACCAGAAGGCTGCCCAGAGCGGTCGGTATGCACGCATCCGCACTCGCTCTTCTTCTGACAAGCCGACAGCGGCGGTCAGCGCTTCGGCATCGAACACGCCATCGAGGCGAGCGGCAATGTGCTCGACGTGATCGGCCAGGTCGTATGCCGGATCTGTGAGGCCACCGTCTTCGAAATCAACAAGGCGGCATGTACGACCATCCCAGAGGATATTCGCGGGGTTCAGATCCGCGATCCCGAGTGCCACGAGCCGCGGGTCTGGGAGTACATCGGGTCGAGCCAGCCATTCACGCGCGGCTTCGATTCCGTCCGCCACCTGTAACGAATCCTGGCAGGGGGAGAGGTCGTAGGTGCTGCTCAGCCAGCCCGTAAGGGCATGAGGAAGCGACGACGGGCCGTAGCGGCGCTCTGTGATCCCCGCGGCCGCGATGTGCTCGACGGGAATGCTGTAAAGGCGCTGCAACGCCCGCCCCAGAGACACTGTCTGCTCTGATGTCAGCGGCGTGTGGCCGAGGGGCTCTCCAGCCAGCCGTTCCATGATCACAACCGGGTGCCCTTCGACGGTCTCTCGTCTCAGTGGTCGGGGAGTGATCCCGGGCGCGTGCTCCCAAATGAGGCGGAGACAGCTCCATTCACGATCAGCTTCTCCGTCGGCCCAATGCAGAAATCTCTTCCGGACCTCTGTGTCGCTGAAGCGCAGATCGTGAGTCCGAGACGGCATGCCACACAGCCTATGGGGCTTGTAGGCGACTCTTTCAAAGAAGCGCCTGGCCAACCGAGATAGTGTCGCGGTATGGAACTGGAAGAGATCTGGCCCCTGTTCGGGCTCGAGATCGCCACGCCGCGACTCGTGTTGCGACCCGTCCGAGACGACGACCTGCCGGAACTGCTGCAGGCCGCGCTCGACGGTGTGCATGATCCCGAACGCACGCCTTTCAGCATCCCGTGGACCGATGCTGCTCCCAGCGAACTTCCGGGTAATCTCGCGTCTTTTCAGTGGAGCCTGCGCAACCGGGTCCATGCGCACAATTGGGCGATTGCGTTCGCTGTCCACTACGAAGGTCGCGTGGTGGG from Microbacterium sp. LWO13-1.2 includes the following:
- a CDS encoding GNAT family protein, with the translated sequence MTAFPRIVVPRITGTSLLLRPFEETDVDALFDASADPAITAVTTVPDVVDPGLAAEWIARQHERASTGLGYSFAIQSDQECVGQIGLWLHDVHHGRATIGYWIRPSRRRRGHAFSALQTLSEWAWSIPELHRLQLHVEPANEASCRTAERAGFEREGLLRSWQAIGDERRDMVVYGLIRPQ
- a CDS encoding CPBP family intramembrane glutamic endopeptidase, with the protein product MTIDRWQALGFGAGVHLLRFGVIAGALALAPLLGISGWYLGLAADVACVLLAVVLVTARGQWCRSGLFSLWRGRTAALFLIPFVAELLLWAVPSGLVERPPGFGLWALTLLLVGVNEELISRVVVLERMRSSFGPFGAVALTGALFGLQHLSAFATSARTVEDVLLNVLVSACYGIGLAAFQYRFRWVLPLVLLHAAVDFTTILSANPLPDPAVAVTCLAFLATAAVILRPLVTDRGSFRRRPAESRTGSS
- a CDS encoding YciI family protein, which codes for MSQYFLTVPHDTATEPTMASMQEFDPAELAAVMAAVDAFNTDLKNAGALVFAGGLNPPSTAKTVDVSSGETRVLDEPFVMADSYVGGFWVIEAADDDAAIEWTIKAATALQGRIEVRALQEPPTE
- a CDS encoding phosphotransferase, whose amino-acid sequence is MPSRTHDLRFSDTEVRKRFLHWADGEADREWSCLRLIWEHAPGITPRPLRRETVEGHPVVIMERLAGEPLGHTPLTSEQTVSLGRALQRLYSIPVEHIAAAGITERRYGPSSLPHALTGWLSSTYDLSPCQDSLQVADGIEAAREWLARPDVLPDPRLVALGIADLNPANILWDGRTCRLVDFEDGGLTDPAYDLADHVEHIAARLDGVFDAEALTAAVGLSEEERVRMRAYRPLWAAFWLAMLLPGNSAFRRNPPGTTEAQVGHLMRLISR